aaaagcaaaattatacaactcacaatatgctttgagttggtttttgataaataaacccaagaaaatatttactaatccatcagatgtttatttatcaaaaaccagatcaaagcatattaagagttgtataattttgcttttgcaatgccattttatttagtatgtcctgtaatgtttcatcctttacttttatttcaagtaaactacaaggcggtagtgaagttttgcttcatgcgcatgcgcagactatacccatacgtttagatacgcccggaggtttcgaatCACTACAACGGCAAGAACCATAGCCCCATACATTATTGTCCACAGGTTCAAAGGAGAGACGCACCTCTCTCTACCTGACTGGCGTGACCCCGCCCCTGACCCCGCCTGACAAGGGAAAGCACTTAGTGGTTGCCGTCGGCTTGTTGCTGTCGGTCagtaaaatatactttatacaatatatacagcCTACACAAACTTGTATAAACATGTTAACTTTGAAATACTAAATGATGTTGTTATAAAAATGAATAAGTATTAGACAATTATTGTCCAGACCATGATTAATTAATGAAATAGAAGTGTTGCTTGCGAACAATCTTCATTTCCTGAAAAAAGTTCGCATGGAATCTCCTCAACATCCTTTGCTAGTGTCCGTCAACACACTGTTGTCATTAAGTGGGATAGCAAGCACACCTGTAATGCCAGTGTCCAAATAAACTTTGAAGCTTGGAAACCAAGCTCGGTGAcataagtttgtttgttttttgtgctcTAGTCTGCAGGCCCTGAAAGTGAAAGTAGACACGAATTAATCGCCTGAAAATTTACGTTCTTGAATAAACCTCAGTGCTTGGTTCGAatatgtaaacaacaataaataaacataaataacgaatgtttttgtacaaataaaacctaataatacaataaatcaCTGAAAACTGGTCATTAAATGGACCTCATTCGAAATTGGTCACATCAGACGTGAACACGGATCGAGTGCAGTCGATCGTTTCAAAAGTGCAGGCAATATATCATGGAATGTAGATATGAACTCCTTCGTGGCTAAATCTTAAGAATTCTGTGAAAATTATGATTCAGATGTCGTCTATGTATTTTGCTATTATGTATAGaggtatttttgtaatattttattcgAAAGGTTCTTGAGGTACCTTTAGGTTACGAAaggtttgaaaataatattttctggaaaCTATATAAAATCCAAACGTTTATTGACTCATCCTTGCAGTATTTTAGTTCTGGATGTCATACCCTCTTGTTTagaatattaataatacaaGCCTACACAGTCCACGGTAATAATTTGTCTTCAGAGGCCTcagaatggataaaaaaatgCGTGAAACGCTACGCCGGAGTCGCGCGTTTTTACTGGACAATGTCGTCATGAAGGATTTGATGGACTACATGATCGAACAAGATATCTTCTCTGATGCAATGAGAGAAAAGATCATGGTATGAGTAATATTCAGTCAACTCTACCAATAAAAAGGCAGAAAGAAACAATTGATTTTTGTCAGCTATATTGCTTAAAATGAATCAGTTTAATAGGATAAATATTATTAGCTCTCAACTTTCTCTAAAGCAGTGCTCAATATGAGCATGTTCTCcagtcataatttttttacactttcataTTTTGGTTTCGTGTTcatattttaatgttcttgATTCTCAACACATCACCATTAAATAGACAAAACAGTCAgcaaaaaatgttgataatgaaaatgaagaaagatatCTTTGGTTGTCAGGTCCATTTTTGTGAAGCTGTGCCTATGTTTCAGGCAGGTCAGACTAACGGAGAACAGATTAAAAGAATGCTGGATGAACTGGCTAGACGACCACCCTGCTGTTTTGAAAAGTTCATTGTTGCACTACGGAAATCATCTCAAGAACACTGTGCAGACTTTGTGCAATCTATTtatagcagtggttcttaaccttgtttgaagtaccgaacccacaagtttcatatgcacattcaccgaacccttcttaagtttcatatgcacattcaccgaacttATAATTATATAGTTGGTGACTCTTAGTTTTGACTTCCACGAAATCTATTACAATAGCTAGAATATTCAAagagatttttgtttcaatttaaCACCTTATGAATCAAACCTGTATATTTAATTTTGCACTAGGATCAGCCATTTTGTTCACAAGTTTGCCCTGTTACGTTAAGGTTTAATTAGGCCCGaagcaattatatatatacattttacatGAAGCTAGTAATCTAATTATTATagaaatgtatttcactaatcagaataaacattaaaacaattacAGCATCAGCTACCTGATACCCCAACCCCAAAAAAGctggggggtgtgtgtgtctgctgaTATACAGATCCAAAATCTAAACAGTCAAGATGGCGCAGGGATCGTAATAGTCGGCAAAGTGgtccttacaaaaaaaaaatccacttgcCAGAGACCTGGGGGCACAGTGTCTGTCAACAGCTCATATATATCCTTGCTTTAACTTTTAATATTCCCCTGGCAATGCTTGGACCTCAGTAAAGCTACCACTTGAAAACCTGGATTTTCCTCTCACAGAAAAATGCTATGTACATGTATGACATGCTGCAAACTCAGATCTTTGTGAACCACAGAgatgttttcataaaaatgagtttatttttacataatttgtAAGCAATGTCTAAGAAATATTAactttatatgtgtatatatatataaagcattaTCAGAATGACAAGTATTTAAATGTGGAAAACAGGCTCAAAGGAAAGGCATTgtataaagataaaaacagagTAAGAATCAATTATGCATCACATACCTCACATTGTAGcaataaaatgcaaaagaacATATGTGACATGGCTAGCACATGAGATGTTTTGATAAATTTATGAAAGTAAGTATATTTAGAATACATGTAATGATTGTGTTTTCATTGACCTTTACCGTCTTGTATGCCAAATCACTATGAGGgtgtatttaaaatgtgtacagtaacttgaaacaaaaaacagtaatgGAATGATAAACTATCTTGTAGAAAAGTAAGACTTGAAGGTTGTTTAGTACACAATTAGCATTAAAACATACAAACCCTGACTTTTTTCAAATAGATTTTCTGCCCCCCACCAATCCCACAACAAGTTGTAGAAAAGACATTAAAGCATTCACATGTGACTTAGAAAATGCTAACATTCTATGTAACAAAAGTactgaaaaaataatctgtttgtatttttaaaaaaagcatctaAAATCAAATCTTTAAATTCTTTCTGAAAATTGGGCCACTGTGATATCTTTTATGGACATCCTATCATACTGCTGGTTATACTCCTGGACAATTCTACTAGGTCTCCATATTGTAAAAAAGATCAATAACAATGCACAGAAGCCAATAAAACTTTTCCTAATCATGGAAGTtacataaaacaattaaaatcgGAAGTAAGCAAGGGTAATAAGTGTTTTGGTTGTGTGAATTTGAAATGTTGAAGTTCATGCACCTTTATTTTCAGCACAccactgaaaataaagaaatcgcCTAAAATGAAGCCTTATAATCTCTCAAATGTCTTTATATTGACTGAGCTGTAAGCAAGTAAAattgcaattaaaaaagaattacaataacaatgatATGCATGAAATACCGTACTTGCCCCTTGCATATTCTTTCAATATTCAGTCATACAATATACAAACATGTTGAAACACTACATAGCCATTTTCATTTCtaggtatttttgtttttaatctgcaTATCTGAAGTGAGTCTTACAAGAGCTTGCATCAGCTATGCACAACTTCATGATGGATAACAGTAAAAAAACTAGCATATGTAAACCTTCaaataaatgcatatatattACAGAAACCTACGAAGTCACAACCTTTCTGTATCACCATATGAAATGCatattattatgtaaataatatcaGATCTCAATTACCCATAGGAACAGAGTTTTGTAAAGGACACATTTGAGAGTAGGAGAATTTTCCCTGTTCTGGCAAACTCAAACTTAACTAAATTTTTGATCATGCGATGAAAGTGCATAATAAAATTCAGAAGAAAATcaagtcttgttttgaaaattaagTCAATAGGacacagcaaaaacaaagaaaactatttagtttttttttaaatcagatgtATATTGTTGTAACTGGACACAAACTGCTGTAACTGTATACACTGCTATAACTGGACACGGTGTAATTGGACCCATACTGTTGTAACTTGACACATACTTTCAAAAGTGATTGGCAAATATTTTAGATGCTTGTCATGTAAAATTCTggcaaacacagacacacacagaaaaccatcaaggatttttttctaactGGACACATATTGTGACCAGGTGTTGGTGTGACTGAATCCCTTTTGTTGAAATGGGACACACTCTCAAATGTGTCTGGCAAATATTTAGATGCTCATCATGTAGAACTCGGGCAAACAGTCAAACAAGGAACCACCTTGATACTCCTATCCTTTCAGGCAGTAACAAAATCCATGCAAAGCAACAACACTATTATCAGAGGAATGTCATATATTCtttcacatttcaaacatatttGTGAGTCAAACACTGAAAATATAATAACTAACAAAACTTGGGGTAATTGCTATATTCTTCATCAGAAGTGAAGatgcaacagatttttttcattatttaaaaacattggACCAGTCCTTGATTCCAACATTGTCAAATATTTAACacaatatttcataaatattttatgagcaCCATATTTTGTCATCTGGCATCCACTTTGTTTGCAAAATTTCCCATGAAGTTTTTAGTGTTTATCTGACACCACCACA
This sequence is a window from Pomacea canaliculata isolate SZHN2017 linkage group LG5, ASM307304v1, whole genome shotgun sequence. Protein-coding genes within it:
- the LOC112565162 gene encoding uncharacterized protein LOC112565162, which produces MSGDRGFRRGLRMDKKMRETLRRSRAFLLDNVVMKDLMDYMIEQDIFSDAMREKIMAGQTNGEQIKRMLDELARRPPCCFEKFIVALRKSSQEHCADFVQSIYSSGS